A region from the Drosophila ananassae strain 14024-0371.13 chromosome 2L, ASM1763931v2, whole genome shotgun sequence genome encodes:
- the LOC6499236 gene encoding papilin isoform X1, giving the protein MDLSRRLCSTALVVFIVLAGIHDSQSRHQGFRQKRQYGANMYLPESSVTPGGEGNDPSEWSDWSSPSDCSRTCGGGVSYQTRECLRRDHYGEAVCSGGNRRYYSCNTQDCPEEDPDFRAFQCSRFDDQPFDEIFHEWVPYTNAPNPCELNCMPKGERFYYRQREKVVDGTRCNDKDLDVCVDGQCMPVGCDMMLGSNAKEDKCRKCGGDGSTCKTIRNTFTTKDLAPGYNDLLLLPQGATNIRVEETAPSSNYLACRNHSGHYYLNGDWRIDFPRPMLFANSWWNYQRKPMGFAAPDQLTCSGPISESIFIVMLVQEKNVSIDYEYSIPESLGHSEPDTHTWTHLEFSPCTAKCGGGTQRRGVTCNNRLTLAEVNPSLCDAKSKPVEEQACGTEPCAPHWVEGEWGKCSKGCGSDGSQNRTVTCERISSSGEHTVEDDSVCLKEVGNKPATIKECNRDIKNCPKYHLGPWTPCDKLCGDGKQTRKVTCYIKENGRKRVLPDEDCVEDKPEEEKTCLLAPCEGVDWIISQWSGCNACGQNTETRTAICGNKDGKEYPEEFCEPEVPSLTRPCTAPKCQAQWFSSEWSKCSAACGKGAKSRIVICGEFDGKTVTPASDDSKCDKATKPESEEECEGEEKECPGEWFTGPWGECSKSCGGGERVREVLCLSNGTKSLNCDESKLESLSEKCNSEACTEDEILPLTSTDKPIEDDEEECDEEGIELVTDNLSEDEPTSDGFDLDGDAKTETTIEAEDLMLSDSPSTPDDESSSTGSTVEGSGDDSESTTDSGISTEGSGDDEETSESSSDESTDVSGSTDSVSSSSESSDATSEAPGSSVSGSSESTEESTTGSTGASDGSTEASASDSTDVSGSTDATDGSTVDSDGSTNASDSDSTDVSGSTDATESTVASSDSSDQTSDKAESSTEASASSASDSTDADESSTDKSETSSSTDSSKSTSDSSTDSTESTTDNTTPTTPESSTDSTESSTDVSSSSESSTSSEASTESSVSSSDSTAAETSEASSDGDTTEENTSVSSSGSDATETSDGSSEATTEVGSTDTGATDGSSDDSTVSPSSDGSSVSTEASESSSLGSTESTEAGASEGSTTEGSTGSTDVSDSTTAGSSSATDLTSSTESTDSSASTDSGSTDSVSTDSTQSTESSGTDDTTESGPTEESSSEGPTDSTTEGSTDSSLSTDSGSSTTDIWSSTDKDEDESSTPYSFEVTVSKGQPRKCKPKTKSCVKSKYGCCPDGKSTPKGPFDEGCPIVKTCAETKYGCCLDGVSPAKGKNNKGCPKSQCAETLFGCCPDKFTAAEGEDNEGCPETTTVATTTTTEESKPEETTEIEGSGAPELETVQKSCSFGKYGCCPDAKTPATGENFEGCEQPKAPEGCSASEHGCCPDGRTAASGPNGQGCAPCTAERFGCCPDNETPAHGPNGEGCCLASPHGCCPDNILAARGPNFEGCECHYTPYGCCPDKKTAAHGYNQEGCACETTQHGCCPDKITAAKGPKFEGCPCETTQFGCCPDGITFAKGPHHHGCHCTQTEFKCCEDDKTPAKGLNFEGCTCLESKFGCCPDGVSKATDEKFGGCENVQEPPQKACGLAKETGTGGNFSVKYYFDTSYGGCARFWYGGRDGNANRFESEAECKETCQEYSGQHVCLLPKSSGPCSGFSKKWYFDTDRNRCEEFQYGGCYGTNNRFDSLEQCQSTCAISESIPTCEQPVESGPCNGNFERWFYDNQTDICRPFTYGGCKGNKNNYPTEHACNYNCRQPGVLKEHCSLPKQTGDCSERLAKWHFSESEKRCVPFYYTGCGGNKNNFPTLESCEDHCPRQVAKDICEIPAEVGECANYEAAWYYDTMDQSCRQFYYGGCGGNQNRFPSEEACLARCERKPEPTTTPQPPAPNSLHICDEAVDAGSESNWQLRWYFERATGACRQFYYGGAGGNGNRFETESECQEKCTRQQQPAPTPIPSREPPPSSAVGLCEQPAAPGECGQWELKWNFNSTEGRCQQFYYGGCGGNDNRFDSEEDCSARCASAPVVENRFGEPEPDTSKCFLNAEPGNCYDNATRWFYNSQEGLCDEFVYTGCGGNANNYASEEECQEECHDAQTTCSLPPVRGRCDEISRRWYFDERSGRCHEFEFTGCRGNRNNFFSEQECLSYCPNPGTQPVEPPAPAPTYSVCTLAPEAGECDNITTAWFYDNDQMACTAFSYSGCGGNGNRFESRDQCERQCGEFKGVDVCNEPVTTGPCTQWQTRYFFNRQSQRCEPFTYGGCDGTGNRFNDLYECQAVCIGAREPAAVSSKEICLLPLAMGHCNGPSVHERRWYYDDSHGTCISFIYAGCSGNQNNFRSFEACTNLCGNPVENDTNNEIGQGQCDSYEAECHELRCPYGVRRQAAPAQPECTQCVCENPCDGYDCPEGQQCAIEVAGDRQFIPVCRDVNKPGNCPALAANVSNCNRECYTDADCRGENKCCSDGCGQICVLPARPELPSSTQAPVVVYPGDRRVALEPKRPEELDVQTSIGGIAVLRCFATGNPAPNVTWSLKNVVIDTNQGRYVLTSSGDLTIVQVRQTDDGTYVCVASNGLGDPVRREVVLQVTDPVPIPAYIFGDKNVTQIVQLNGPAVIRCPSGGYPRPHVSWWRNNQLFGLNGKRAEMDRDDFSLVFNAIQLSDLGQYTCEVYFKGRPVTLRVTLKAVGPARALTNEDAEYLQYVLAPAQTPVTQRPSYPFFPTRPPYVPPPQVNAHAVVALDQANKYLPGSTIALSCSVQGYPAPNVTWIKDNVPLYESDRVQITTQPHRLVLSDVTTEDSGKYGCKASNAFSYFISEEKVNIQSAIPVSPECIDNPYFANCRLIVQGRYCFNAYYAKFCCRSCTLAGQIVGQHPNAV; this is encoded by the exons CTCAACTGCCTTGGTAGTATTCATTGTACTGGCCGGCATCCACGACTCCCAGAGCAGACAC CAAGGATTCCGACAAAAAAGACAATATGGTGCGAACATGTATTTACCGGAGAGTTCCGTAACGCCCGGCGGAGAAGGCAATGATCCCAGCGAGTGGTCCGACTGGAGTTCCCCCTCCGACTGCTCCCGGACTTGTGGCGGAGGTGTCTCCTACCAGACTCGAGAGTGTCTTCGGAGAGA CCATTATGGTGAGGCAGTCTGCAGTGGCGGCAATCGCCGTTACTATTCCTGCAACACGCAGGACTGTCCGGAGGAGGATCCCGACTTCCGTGCATTCCAGTGTTCGCGCTTCGATGACCAACCCTTCGATGAAATCTTCCACGAGTGGGTACCGTACACGAACGCTCCCAATCCTTGCGAGCTGAACTGCATGCCTAAGGGTGAGCGCTTCTACTACCGCCAGAGGGAGAAGGTGGTGGATGGCACCCGGTGTAACGACAAGGATCTGGACGTGTGCGTGGATGGCCAGTGCATGCCCGTGGGCTGCGACATGATGCTGGGAAGTAACGCCAAGGAGGACAAGTGTCGCAAGTGCGGCGGTGACGGCAGTACCTGCAAGACCATCCGCAATACTTTCACCACAAAGGACCTTGCTCCAGGATACAATGATCTGCTGCTATTGCCGCAAGGTGCCACTAACATCCGCGTCGAGGAGACGGCGCCGTCCAGCAACTACTTGGCCTGCCGCAACCACAGCGGCCACTACTACCTGAATGGCGACTGGCGCATCGACTTCCCCCGACCCATGCTCTTCGCCAACTCTTGGTGGAACTATCAGCGTAAACCCATGGGCTTTGCGGCTCCCGACCAGCTGACCTGCAGCGGTCCCATCTCAGAGAGCATCTTCATTGTAATGTTGGTTCAGGAGAAGAACGTTAGTATCGACTACGAGTACAGCATCCCGGAATCGCTAGGTCATTCCGAACCGGACACGCACACGTGGACCCATTTAGAGTTCAGCCCCTGCACTGCCAAGTGTGGCGGCGGCACTCAAAGACGCGGCGTTACGTGCAACAACCGCCTTACCCTGGCGGAGGTCAATCCCTCTTTGTGCGATGCCAAATCAAAGCCTGTTGAAGAGCAGGCCTGTGGTACGGAACCCTGTGCCCCTCACTGGGTGGAGGGAGAGTGGGGCAAGTGCTCCAAGGGCTGTGGATCTGATGGCTCCCAGAACCGAACCGTGACTTGTGAACGAATTTCCTCCAGCGG GGAACACACCGTTGAAGACGATTCCGTTTGCCTTAAGGAAGTGGGAAACAAGCCAGCCACGATCAAGGAATGCAATCGAGACATCAAGAACTGCCCCAAGTATCATCTGGGCCCCTGGACACCGTGTGATAAGCTCTGCGGTGACGGAAAACAAACCAGAAAGGTCACGTGCTACATCAAGGAGAATGGACGCAAACGCGTGCTTCCCGATGAAGACTGTGTAGAAGACAAGCCAGAGGAGGAGAAGACCTGCTTGTTGGCGCCTTGCGAGGGCGTTGACTGGATTATCTCGCAGTGGAGTGGA TGCAATGCGTGTGGTCAAAACACTGAAACTCGCACAGCTATTTGTGGCAACAAGGATGGAAAGGAGTATCCCGAAGAGTTCTGTGAGCCCGAAGTACCCTCCCTTACCCGACCCTGCACAGCGCCCAAGTGCCAGGCCCAGTGGTTCTCATCAGAGTGGAGCAAATGCTCCGCCGCCTGTGGAAAGGGTGCCAAGTCACGCATTGTTATATGTGGAGAATTTGATGGAAAAACGGTGACTCCTGCCTCTGATGATTCCAAATGTGACAAAGCAACCAAGCCCGAATCCGAAGAGGAGTGCGAAGGTGAAGAGAAGGAATGTCCTGGAGAATGGTTCACAGGCCCCTGGGGAGAGTGCAGCAAGTCTTGTGGTGGCGGTGAACGCGTTCGTGAAGTCCTGTGCCTTTCAAATGGAACCAAGTCCTTGAACTGCGATGAATCAAAGCTCGAATCTCTCTCAGAAAAATGTAATTCCGAAGCTTGTACTGAAGATGAGATCTTGCCTCTAACTAGCACCGATAAACCTATCGAGGATGACGAAGAGGAGTGTGATGAGGAAGGTATCGAACTGGTCACTGACAACTTATCAGAAGATGAACCGACCTCCGACGGTTTCGATTTAGATGGCGATGCGAAGACAGAAACTACAATTGAGGCTGAAGATTTGATGTTGAGTGACAGTCCGTCAACGCCTGACGATGAGTCTTCTTCAACAGGAAGCACGGTGGAGGGCTCCGGAGACGACTCGGAATCCACCACAGACAGCGGAATTTCTACAGAGGGAAGCGGCGATGACGAAGAAACTTCTGAATCCAGCTCCGATGAATCAACCGATGTGTCTGGCTCAACGGACAGCGTTTCCAGCTCCAGCGAATCAAGCGATGCAACCTCTGAAGCTCCAGGCTCCTCAGTGTCCGGTTCTAGCGAATCTACTGAAGAATCCACAACTGGATCTACAGGTGCATCGGATGGATCAACGGAAGCATCAGCCTCCGATTCTACCGATGTTTCTGGCTCCACGGACGCCACGGATGGATCTACAGTCGATTCGGATGGCTCAACAAATGCTTCTGACTCTGACTCAACTGATGTTTCTGGCTCCACGGATGCCACTGAATCGACTGTTGCTTCAAGTGATTCTTCTGACCAAACATCAGATAAGGCTGAGTCCTCTACTGAGGCATCTGCCTCCTCCGCATCTGATTCCACTGATGCTGATGAAAGTTCCACTGACAAATCCGAAACATCTAGCTCGACTGATAGTTCCAAGAGTACATCAGATTCATCTACGGACTCGACAGAATCAACTACGGATAATACCACACCAACTACACCTGAATCGTCCACTGATTCAACAGAGTCTTCAACCGATGTTTCCTCATCATCGGAGTCCTCAACAAGCAGTGAAGCATCGACGGAATCTAGTGTTAGCTCTTCCGATTCTACTGCTGCTGAGACCAGTGAAGCATCTAGTGACGGAGACACAACTGAAGAAAACACTAGTGTGTCTTCCTCCGGTTCAGATGCTACGGAGACCAGCGACGGATCCAGCGAGGCAACAACTGAAGTTGGTAGCACCGATACCGGCGCCACTGATGGCTCTAGTGACGATTCCACGGTCAGTCCCAGTTCTGATGGTTCCTCAGTGTCTACTGAAGCCTCTGAATCTTCAAGCCTTGGTTCAACAGAAAGCACTGAAGCTGGTGCCAGCGAGGGCTCGACGACAGAGGGCAGTACAGGATCGACAGATGTTTCAGACTCCACAACTGCCGGCTCATCGTCTGCCACCGATCTCACAAGCTCCACAGAATCCACAGATTCTTCTGCTTCCACAGATTCTGGTTCCACAGATTCCGTTTCCACAGATTCTACGCAGAGCACTGAAAGTTCTGGTACTGATGACACTACCGAAAGTGGTCCAACTGAGGAGAGCTCATCAGAAGGCCCCACTGACAGCACAACAGAAGGATCCACAGATAGCTCGCTGTCTACAGATAGCGGGAGTAGTACTACTGACATTTGGAGCTCAACCGACAAAGATGAGGACGAGTCTAGCACTCCATACTCCTTTGAAGTCACTGTAAGCAAGGGCCAGCCTCGTAAATGCAAGCCTAAAACGAAGAGCTGCGTCAAATCGAAGTACGGTTGCTGTCCGGATGGCAAATCCACTCCCAAAGGACCCTTCGACGAGGGATGCCCCATTGTCAAGACGTGTGCCGAGACCAAGTACGGATGCTGTCTCGACGGAGTCTCCCCAGCGAAGGGCAAGAACAACAAGGGTTGCCCCAAGTCCCAGTGCGCCGAAACTCTCTTCGGATGTTGCCCCGATAAGTTCACTGCTGCCGAAGGAGAGGACAATGAGGGATGCCCGGAGACAACCACTGTTGCAACCACAACCACAACCGAGGAATCGAAACCAGAGGAAACCACCGAAATTGAAGGCTCCGGAGCTCCGGAATTGGAAACAGTCCAGAAATCTTGCTCATTCGGAAAATACGGATGTTGCCCCGATGCAAAGACACCTGCTACTGGCGAAAACTTTGAAGGATGTGAACAGCCAAAGGCACCCGAGGGCTGCAGTGCCTCCGAGCATGGCTGCTGCCCCGACGGCCGCACCGCTGCCAGCGGTCCCAATGGCCAGGGTTGTGCTCCCTGCACCGCTGAACGCTTCGGCTGTTGTCCGGACAACGAAACTCCTGCCCACGGTCCCAACGGTGAAGGCTGCTGCTTGGCAAGCCCACATGGCTGCTGCCCCGACAACATTTTGGCCGCCCGAGGACCCAACTTCGAAGGTTGCGAGTGCCACTACACGCCCTACGGTTGCTGTCCGGACAAGAAGACCGCCGCTCATGGCTACAACCAGGAGGGCTGCGCATGCGAAACCACACAGCACGGATGCTGTCCCGACAAGATCACGGCCGCCAAGGGACCCAAGTTCGAGGGCTGTCCCTGCGAAACTACACAGTTTGGCTGCTGCCCCGACGGAATCACCTTTGCCAAGGGACCCCATCACCATGGCTGCCACTGCACCCAGACGGAGTTCAAATGCTGCGAGGACGACAAGACACCGGCCAAGGGACTCAATTTTGAGGGTTGCACCTGTTTGGAGAGCAAGTTCGGCTGCTGCCCCGACGGAGTCAGCAAGGCAACGGACGAGAAGTTCGGAGGCTGCGAAAATGTTCAGGAGCCGCCACAAAAGGCATGTGGGCTCGCCAAGGAAACTGGAACTGGCGGAAATTTCAGCGTCAAGTACTACTTCGACACCTCCTATGGAGGCTGTGCTCGGTTCTGGTATGGTGGCCGTGATGGCAACGCAAATCGGTTCGAGAGCGAGGCCGAGTGCAAGGAGACTTGCCAGGAATACAGTGGCCAACACGTTTGCTTGCTGCCCAAGAGCTCTGGACCCTGTTCAGGTTTTAGCAAGAAGTGGTACTTTGATACGGACCGTAACCGGTGCGAGGAGTTCCAGTATGGAGGCTGCTACGGCACCAACAACAGATTTGATAGTTTGGAACAGTGCCAGAGCACTTGTGCTATCAGCGAGAGCATTC CCACCTGTGAGCAACCAGTGGAGAGCGGACCTTGCAACGGAAACTTTGAACGATGGTTCTACGATAACCAAACCGACATCTGCCGCCCCTTCACCTACGGAGGCTGCAAGGGCAACAAGAACAACTACCCGACGGAGCACGCTTGCAACTACAACTGCCGTCAGCCGGGCGTGCTCAAAG AGCACTGTTCGCTTCCTAAGCAAACTGGTGATTGCAGCGAACGCCTCGCCAAGTGGCACTTCTCCGAGAGCGAGAAGCGCTGCGTGCCCTTCTACTACACTGGTTGTGGTGGCAACAAGAACAACTTCCCCACCTTGGAGTCCTGCGAGGACCATTGCCCCCGGCAAGTTG CCAAGGATATCTGCGAGATCCCAGCTGAGGTGGGCGAGTGCGCCAACTATGAGGCCGCCTGGTACTATGACACCATGGATCAAAGCTGCCGTCAGTTCTACTACGGAGGCTGTGGGGGCAACCAAAATCGCTTCCCTAGCGAGGAGGCCTGTCTTGCTCGATGTGAGCGCAAACCAGAGCCGACTACCACTCCTCAACCCCCAGCTCCCAACAGCTTGCATATCTGCGACGAAGCTGTGGACGCTGGTAGCGAAAGCAATTGGCAACTTAGGTGGTACTTTGAGCGGGCCACTGGGGCTTGCCGTCAATTCTATTATGGCGGTGCTGGCGGTAACGGCAATCGCTTTGAGACGGAGTCAGAATGCCAGGAGAAATGTACTAGACAGCAGCAGCCAGCTCCAACTCCGATCCCATCCAGGGAACCTCCGCCATCGTCTGCTGTGGGCTTGTGCGAACAGCCTGCTGCTCCTGGCGAATGCGGTCAGTGGGAGCTTAAGTGGAACTTTAACTCAACGGAGGGACGCTGCCAGCAATTCTACTATGGCGGCTGTGGCGGAAACGACAACCGCTTTGATTCCGAGGAGGATTGTTCTGCTCGTTGCGCAAGCGCTCCAGTCGTAGAGAACCGATTCGGTGAACCTGAACCAGATACGTCCAAGTGTTTCCTTAATGCAGAGCCCGGAAATTGCTATGATAACGCGACACGCTGGTTCTACAACAGCCAGGAGGGACTCTGCGATGAATTTGTGTACACCGGCTGCGGTGGCAATGCCAACAACTACGCCAGCGAAGAGGAGTGTCAAGAAGAGTGCCACGATGCCCAGACCACATGTTCACTGCCCCCAGTCCGAGGTCGTTGTGACGAAATCTCCCGACGCTGGTACTTTGACGAGCGCAGCGGCCGATGCCATGAGTTTGAGTTCACTGGATGCCGCGGCAACCGCAATAACTTCTTCTCCGAACAGGAGTGTCTTAGCTACTGTCCCAATCCGGGAACGCAGCCCGTGGAGCCCCCAGCACCAGCACCG ACCTATTCAGTATGCACTCTTGCCCCAGAGGCCGGTGAGTGCGATAACATTACCACTGCCTGGTTCTACGACAACGATCAGATGGCCTGCACAGCCTTCTCCTACAGTGGATGCGGAGGAAACGGAAATCGCTTTGAGTCCCGCGACCAATGCGAGCGGCAATGCGGCGAGTTCAAGGGAGTGG ACGTATGCAATGAGCCGGTGACGACGGGTCCCTGCACTCAGTGGCAGACCCGCTACTTCTTCAACCGCCAGAGTCAGAGGTGTGAGCCGTTCACCTACGGTGGCTGCGATGGCACAGGAAACCGCTTCAACGACCTGTACGAATGCCAGGCGGTTTGCATCGGTGCCCGTGAACCCGCCGCGGTTTCATCGAAAG AAATCTGTCTGCTGCCGCTGGCGATGGGCCACTGCAACGGGCCGTCGGTGCATGAGCGCCGTTGGTACTACGATGATTCGCACGGCACCTGTATTTCCTTCATCTACGCCGGTTGCTCGGGCAACCAGAACAACTTCCGGTCATTCGAGGCATGCACAAATCTCTGCGGAA ACCCTGTTGAAAACGATACTAACAACGAGATTGGCCAGGGTCAGTGCGACAGCTACGAGGCTGAGTGTCACGAGCTTCGCTGTCCCTACGGCGTGCGCCGTCAGGCGGCTCCTGCCCAACCGGAGTGCACCCAGTGCGTCTGCGAGAATCCATGCGATGGCTACGACTGTCCCGAGGGTCAGCAGTGTGCCATTGAGGTGGCTGGCGACCGCCAGTTCATTCCGGTCTGCCGCGATGTAAACAAGCCCGGCAATTGCCCCGCCCTTGCCGCCAACGTCAGCAACTGCAACCGGGAGTGCTACACCGATGCCGATTGCCGAGGCGAGAACAAGTGCTGCAGCGATGGTTGCGGCCAGATCTGCGTGCTTCCCGCCCGCCCCGAGCTGCCCAGCAGCACCCAAGCTCCAGTTGTTGTTTATCCCGGAGATCGAAGGGTTGCCCTGGAGCCGAAGAGACCAGAAGAGCTTGACGTCCAGACCTCGATTGGCGGCATTGCTGTGCTACGCTGCTTTGCCACCGGAAACCCAGCTCCGAATGTCACCTGGTCGCTTAAGAATGTGGTG ATCGACACGAACCAAGGTCGCTACGTTTTGACCTCTAGCGGTGACCTGACCATTGTCCAGGTGCGCCAGACCGATGACGGCACCTACGTCTGTGTGGCTAGCAACGGCCTGGGAGATCCTGTGCGACGTGAGGTTGTGCTTCAAGTGACGG ACCCTGTACCCATCCCTGCCTACATTTTCGGTGATAAGAACGTGACTCAGATCGTGCAACTTAACGGACCGGCTGTGATTCGTTGTCCGTCCGGCGGTTATCCGCGACCTCATGTCAGCTGGTGGCGAAACAATCAATTGTTTGGCCTTAACGGAAAACGGGCAGAAATGGACCGCGATGACTTCTCGTTGGTGTTCAACGCAATTCAGTTGTCTGATTTGGGTCAGTACACTTGCGAAGTGTACTTTAAGGGACGTCCTGTGACTCTTCGCGTCACTCTGAAGGCGGTAGGTCCCGCCCGGGCACTGACAAACGAGGATGCTGAATACCTCCAATACGTGTTGGCCCCAGCCCAGACACCGGTGACCCAGCGACCCAGTTACCCCTTCTTCCCCACACGGCCACCCTACGTGCCGCCGCCCCAAG TTAATGCCCATGCCGTTGTGGCCCTAGACCAAGCGAACAAATACTTACCCGGCTCCACAATTGCACTCAGCTGCTCTGTCCAAGGATATCCTGCGCCCAATGTGACATGGATAAAGGACAATGTGCCCCTGTACGAGAGCGATCGTGTTCAAATCACCA CCCAGCCACATAGATTGGTTCTAAGCGATGTGACCACCGAGGACTCGGGCAAATATGGTTGCAAGGCCAGCAATGCCTTCAGCTACTTCATTAGCGAAGAGAAGGTTAACATTCAAT CTGCCATACCTGTATCACCGGAGTGCATCGACAACCCGTACTTTGCTAACTGCAGACTGATCGTCCAGGGACGATACTGTTTCAATGCCTATTACGCCAAGTTCTGCTGCAGATCCTGCACGCTGGCCGGCCAAATTGTGGGCCAACATCCCAACGCAGTGTAA